The genomic region gtgtaccaaatatgaaaacaaaaatcaataaaaattaaatacatttatctatcaaataaagtttccatacttttgttgcaaagaaaaaaacaagagggaattctcaatagccaTGGCACTTGAAATTCctttaggcaagattagagtaaattaatctatttaatctattttaaattttaaataattttatactgtTGCTTCAGTATTAAAACGAAACGCGGAAAATGGTGTAAGAAAATGTATGAATTGCGAAATCAGGTTAAGCAATAAACGAAGCATAGCTCCCTTACAAAGAACGCCAGGTGTAACTACGCTTTATCAGTTAGAACTATCGGTGTATTAGTCCCCTTGTCAAAATCTTATACAGGAAATAAACATGTTAGTAGTCACAGACTATTTGATTAGATTTCCTGAGGTAATATGTTTTTCTGATCAGAAAACAGAAACCACTGCTAAAGCATTTACGAATAACATAGCTAGGCATGGTATACCACAATATTTACTGAGGGATAGAGGTAGTAACTTCATATCTAAGTTAATGAAAGAAATTTGTGTAAAGAAAATTGAGAGAAGGATCAGAGAACATGAACGAGCAGATTGCTTTACTACTGTTTGCATATAGGAGTGCCTAAAATGAATGTATCCAGAAAAGTCTATTCTTTTTATTACATGGTAGCGATGTTATGTTAGCAATGTAAGAAATATTAACTCTTGAGAGAATGAGTTATACAACAGATGATGATTACAAGACAGAATTATTACAATGAATGCAGTTAGTATTTGAGTTAGCTAACAAACATTTAACTAAAGCTGCAGAGCATagagagaaataaacaaataaaaaggcaCAAACTAGTGATGTAAGGTTAGAGGAcacagtattgttatacaccTCAATTCTTATGAAAGTAAACACTAAAAAACTGACAAAGTTATGGAAAGGTTCGTTTAGAGTTCTCAAACAAACAAGTCCAGTTCATTTTGAGATCTATGTAAAAGGTAAACAGCTAGTGCATGTGAATAGATTAAAGGAAATAAAAGTTTGTAGACTTTATCAGTCTGAACGCGTAGTAGCTGAAAAACAACGCGATCAAGCTAAGAACACACATGAAAAACTGGAAACTTAAGTGAGTTTGACTTATGTCTTGATTATGAAGAAGAAATACTGTATACAGAAATAGAAACTCCAGagacaaaagaaaatgaaaatgttgttttaagTGATGAAATAACAAGTAGAGATAGTAAGGGTAGTATCCCAGTAATTGTGGATAATGCCTCAAGTACCCCAGTGACACCACAAACTGATGTAGCGACCCATGAACATAATCTTAGTTCACACGGTCCGATATCAACTCAGCCTGGAGTGACCCGTAAGGAGTAAGCGAGTGATAGTCGATcctcaagttgtacataaaccgTAAAAATGACGTAAATGCAATTGATACTGTTTCTCGTCATGACTGTAATCGATGCTTTCAACAACATGATAAGCTACTTACGAAGTTGTAACTAGTGTGGATAGAATAAGTTATGTACAGGTATATTCAATGTATGTTATacttatatattacattaaagattatagttatttgtattattagtaGATGTATCTATATCTTTACAGGATTCTTATGTTACTAATGGTAGAAATCGGGACTAGACAAAATGTTAGTATTGTTCCAGTGGAAAAGAAGTCAGATATGTTTTTGCCAAGGAAGGTAATTTTGCATTATTCAAAGATAAATGGATAACTGTCGAATACATGCCGTTCCAACAATACTTTCGAGTATTAATGCGATTACAAAAAGAGTTAGTAATGTTTTGAAAGTCATTTGACATAAATACTCACGTTATTCCAAGATATACACCAAAGAGGAAAAGAAGTCACGGATCAGCCTCCTGTATGTGTGAACCTGGAAGACTACAACTGTCTTCCTTACAGACAGTTGGGTTTTCCAGATACAATTCTTTGTGTTTACCATCGGCACCCACATGAATATTGTGCCAACTGGAAGTATGTGCTTTTAATAACTGAATCATCTTCAGTGGGTGATGGATTTTCCGACACTTCCAAACAGAGTTCTAAGGAAAGTTGTGTATGAAGCTGTAAACAATAACTAACAACATACAATTATTGTATGTGTATAATCATTAGATAATCGCCGTATTTTGATATATgtgtattttgaatatatatataactgtgttatatatatatatctaaaacttATAacctgattttgtttttttaatatttggataTTGTTATTGTAACCAGTTTGACtactaagttattttaatgtagtaattattatattaattgtaaCAGTTGTACAAGTAAGAAGGCAACAAGCGACTCACTCACCATCACAGAAACCGATTTATTGAGAGTTTTAGTTCTTGTTTTGGAAAAGCCCAAATGAAGTGTGAGAACCACTTACAGATGGTTATGCATACTACTTGGTAACTAGTAAGAATACAAAGAATATACCGTATAAAATTCATGTCTGAAGGTGAAATTGCAGTTCTGTGAGTCAACTTGAATTTCCATGCCAAACTCCAGTTGAACTCTAGAATTCCAAAATGATGAAGGTTTCCAATATCTAATGGAACACCTCCTTAACCTTGTTGCAAGTAAGACTGCTATTTTTCTTATTCAGTCCATGTACTTTAGAAGAAAAAAGTGAAGTAATTATTGATGATTATAAATGACTATAGTTTGTTTTGGGTGCTATATATGcaagtgaaaaatgttttacttgaaagtttgaataataaataactaattattgAAAGTGTGTATCAACGTAAGGATGAAATAAACTTgatatgttttgttgaatatcAATCTCAGaatcagtttatttattctaGCTATAGATTTGTTCGAGTTAGTGATCTATGGGTTCCAATCAACTTTGCATTCCTCACTTAAACAAATTATGTATAATTGACAGTAAAGTGGAAGCTCCAACGACTAGCCTGTTACATTACAagaccttgggcgtggtcaaatacatcaaacgaaagagtttgacctcctgagtccaaaactataAGTAGATTTCAGATTGGTTGAGAGGCGATAGAGCTATGAGCTAAAGGTTTGAAATTGAAACATGCAAAGCCATTATATGTGCCGCGGCATATATCTTGTGTATTTCTGAATAGATGGCATTGAAATTTGGTAAGTAAATTAAGAGTCAAGTAGAGCATGTTCAcgataaatatatgttaatttagaTTATCACAGCTAGAGATACATAAAGTGGAATATTGCTAAACTATCACTCCTGTTAATAATACAGAGAGTATTCTGTAAGTTGTTTTCCCCTCACCATACACTACCATGTGTCTTGACTCTCGGTAACAGTATAAAGTCAAACCTTGAGTTTATAgattgagtaaataatgtctacagtgtCTACAGCcttgtttcctttattttttttacgatCTATATTTGCGGGTTTTAAAtccccaattttttatttatcttgcaAATTAGCAGAACAAATAATGGTAAAGTAAAATTTGTAATGGTTTTCAAAAATAACAGGTtagtaaatatattgttactatatttTCGTATCTGAATGTTTATTGGTCAAGAAAATAGTAACGAAAACGATTTTGTGTGCAAActtattcagttatttttttagatatttcaaCCAATCGTCTTTATTAGTATTTCTTCACTTGTTTGTAAAATTGGGTAGTTTTTAAAACTCTCACCAGGTATCGCATGACGTTTCTTTGATATTAGTGTATATCTCCACTTTAAGAGGCAGAAAAATGAAATACGTtccatataaatatttgtattactttCTTAACAGTTGCTACCTAATTAAATTAATTGACATCACAGTTTTAGCAACACCTAGGAATtcagttatataaaaaaataaacaaaaactattattccAGGTAATCTACGTTAATATTTTTACCTAAtcagtaaaatatgttaatacttTTCAAACTTACTAAGCCTAGCATGCTTTGCTCTACTTAAGAATATCTTAATCTGTAGCAACTAACTACTAACGCAAATTACATGAAACCTaaagtgtgtatgtatgtgttggtaagattagttttgttataaataacatagaaatatatttgataaccCCATTTAGTGTCTGTCTTTAATATctagttttaaatttttgaaatacgtttagatttaaaatttgttttaagggATAGTTAacgtttaagtaaaataataaattaaaaaggcTCCAGCAGTTTCCACGAAGTTTTCTATTCAGCCAAGAACAACCcgaatttttattcttaaattaatatattttttctaccaAATGTCTTACTTATTCTTTGGCGTTGCATTAGGACACTAGTTTATGTTCATATGTGATTACGTTATTATTATAAGATACACTTAAAGTCGTTTGAAATGCCCTATTTCTACTTAACACTACGGGTACCCCACTTCAAGTACAAAAGTATTCTAGAGATGGCTGgtatagaaattaaaactttaattaaaataaagtacagaacaacgtttcgactttcttaggtcatcttttattttaattaaagttgtatAGTGGCTGAGTGGTCGATGCGAAAACATCCAAAGTAATCTCTGCTACGAATAGATTTATAAAAGCAAATAGGCATAAGAAGAGACACTTATAATTGTGcacatagaaatataaaatatattctaaagacggctggtatgggtattctTTTATAAATCTGATCGTAGCAGAGATTAATTTGGATGTTTTCGCACCAACCACTCAGCCACTATAGAACGATTGGACGAAACTTGTCCTGTGCTTAATAcatttagaatattaattagaACTAAATATTATGAAAAGCAGTCTCGAATAACTGGatgtgtttttagtattttagcTGCTGGGAAATTGTCCGGAATCAAGTAGGTCCGTTAAGATATACTGATGAGagataataaaaatggaaaatgcTGTTTCCTGCCACATGCTCTCAGTatgtctgaaagcttataatgttAGAAACTCTTTCAATATAGCATAGACTACATTTGATTTCTGTGGACTTGCCAGAAAGGTATTTATTGTAAAAGTCTATGGTTTTAGAGTTGTCATGATGTGGTTAAAAGTGCGAGAGGAAACAGATGGATTTGAAAGAACTAAACCTATAAGTTGAATATTTAGAGTCTTTTCGTCGATGGACTGGtggaaattaaatattgttaatgttcGTAGTATTAGTTATGGGCAAGAGGCAAACTACTAGGAAGTGATCCTTTTATATCTTAACGGTGAACTCACTACCCCCAGAACGTCTTAGTTAGTAGGAACTTCAGTGTTGCCAACGTGTATAATCCACTgatttttgttgttcttattcCTTGGACCATTAACATCGTTTACGTTTTTCATATTAGAAGTTTTACTGACGTGTCTTCTCGTACTTGACACTTCGATGTTGTCGGTATTTGACATCAGAATTTCCTTTTTGTTAACGATCCCAGATGAAACTTCGATGCCATTTTCATTCCAATATGATCCACCTTTTTTATCGGTAGTTTTAGGTATATTTaccctgtttttaatatttacagtaGTAATTTGGTTGCTGCTTTTAGGTGATATAAAATCATCGGTGTTATGTTCAGTGCCTTCCGTTCTTTTGCTATTGTCCACATTAATTTCCAGAATCGTCCGCGAATATCCGTTGCTCCTAGCAGCTGAGCCTTCACTTCTGCGTAAACTAGGTCGTTCAAAAGAATGCAGAAAGGTTATTGATGGAAGAAACTTGTACCAATTGGAAGATTGAGCGGTTTTCAGAAATGAAGATCTTGGTTTTTGAAATTGGTCAATGTTAGGTACAGTTGGTGGAGATATATGTCGCCTTTCGAAAGAAGATTGAGGATATTTTGTGGTTTTGTGTTCAGAATTGATAAAATCATTTTCAGTTGAGTGAATGTATGCCTGGAGAACGTTTGAAGATTCAGAAAACCTTATTGGTGAAGGAACTGGACTTGCCATAATTTTAGTGGTTTGTGAAGAATGCTGGCCACTAGAAGAACCAGAGAAGTGCAAAGAGTTTTCAGGCAAATGACTCTGCGGCCAACCATCTGGATATACATCACCCCAAGCGTGATAGCCGAAAGTTCCAGCTTCGTAATGGATAATGCGGAGTTTCCCATGCGGATCCGTGTAGCCATAGCGACCTCGAACGATTCCACTTTCATCTCGATGTTCTTTGCGAAAAGAGTGGGCTCCAAAAAGGCCCGTGTCATAACCGAAGTTATAAGTTCCTCTGTCTGTCTGGGAATGATACTGGATAGGATAGTGTACATAGTCTACTGCTAGTACAGTAGTAACAACAATCAGTTCGATAAACGTGGAAAATAAAGGTCcctaaaacaaacaagagaaaaaatattattcatcCATGGCAtagtatttagaaacaaaaattttgttttgacaATTATTCATCAAGTACACATGTTTCATTGtgctattataaaatacaagtacaCATGTTTCATTACAAAATAGAACGAAAATATATTCAATTACTCTACATTGATTTATTTCGTATATCATGGGTCGAGCGTGATCTGTTTGATAGTGAACCCAAAGGTTTTGAGTTTGAGTCGTAGTGCTACTCTTTCACACTTTCAACTCATGGAACGTTATTATAGCGATGGCTAATCCCTctatttacttagataattatatTCTGACTATTGTTTAGCTGAAATAAGGCTTGAAATGCATGTAAACGAAGTTACTTCTTTGACTTTTTTGTTCAAAGTCTTGTTCATTACGGTCATGTTTGaaactacaaaatttattttctgtcaaTAGTGTAAGATGATCGTATGgtgtattatgtttgtttgtttttttgaattttgcacaaagctactcgagggctatctgtgctagccttccctaatttagcagtgtaagactagagggaaggcagctagtcatcaccacccaccgccaactcttgggctactcttttaccaacgaatagtgggattgaccgtcacattataatgcccccacgactgaaagggcaagcatgtttggcgcgacggcgatgcgaacccgcgaccctcagattacgagtcgcacgctttaacacgcttggccatgccgggccttgtggTGTATTATACTTTGACATCAAGCAAAACAATATCAGCAGCCTCGCTAAATGtagttaaataagtttttattttaaatctaaaaatattattGGAACATACTATTcattattggcccggcatggccaagcgtgttaaggcgttcgactcgtagtgcGAGgtttgcgagttcgaatcccaatcgcaccaaacatgctcgccttttcagccgtggggacgttataatgtgacggtcagtcccactattcgttggtaaaagagtagtccaagagttggtggttggtggtgatgactagctgccttccctctagtcttatactactaaattagggacggctagcgcagttagccctcgagtagcttagcgcgaaattgaaaacaaacaaacaaacaaactattcattaTGCACATTTTTGACAAAAATACTAAATAGATTTTGATTTTATAACTGGTGTTTATCTTCCTTCTTTACCTTTTTTAATCTGATATACCTATATAATTTTAAAGGAATTTGTAGGAATATGATTGTACCTCTTATCACCACATAAAACACAATAAGTATTCTACGTAATATCTAATTCCTCCCACAGGTGAAAGCACGTGGCGTACTTCGTGCTTTAacagaaattaataaacatatttatttcatctcTCGAACCGTTCGTGGAACAAACCAGCTGTTCATTCTGACAAGTTATCCTTGAGAAACTCGAAGAACTCTACGGAGAATTGATGTTTTTAAGACCATAATTAAACATGATTTGTTTATTCAAAGACCGTAGCAAACATCTGCCATGCCTGAGCAGTTTAGTATAATTACGTTTATTTAATCATTAAACATCTTTGTTCACGAGACGTGTAGTTACAATTATTACTTCATTACGATGATGTAAGGTATTAACAggtaactgataaaaataaactgttttggtTTCTTTCTGTTGTGGCTGCGGTCATTATAACTTCATAAATGTTTAACCTATTTGCACTCTATATAGGAAAGCATATTCCTTACTTCTaaccataacaaaaaataacaacaaattctcatttttatttatctatatagcCTCACTCCTGGtggcacagtggtaagtttaGGGTCTGAAACGCTTAAAATCAGATATCGATACTTGAGACC from Tachypleus tridentatus isolate NWPU-2018 chromosome 1, ASM421037v1, whole genome shotgun sequence harbors:
- the LOC143250720 gene encoding uncharacterized protein LOC143250720, giving the protein MSMKRKIIRHPHGLYLTANTRPWLHNIRTKKSNHSLVRLVLTCRRNSLSPALTNITRIPVMVDQGPLFSTFIELIVVTTVLAVDYVHYPIQYHSQTDRGTYNFGYDTGLFGAHSFRKEHRDESGIVRGRYGYTDPHGKLRIIHYEAGTFGYHAWGDVYPDGWPQSHLPENSLHFSGSSSGQHSSQTTKIMASPVPSPIRFSESSNVLQAYIHSTENDFINSEHKTTKYPQSSFERRHISPPTVPNIDQFQKPRSSFLKTAQSSNWYKFLPSITFLHSFERPSLRRSEGSAARSNGYSRTILEINVDNSKRTEGTEHNTDDFISPKSSNQITTVNIKNRVNIPKTTDKKGGSYWNENGIEVSSGIVNKKEILMSNTDNIEVSSTRRHVSKTSNMKNVNDVNGPRNKNNKNQWIIHVGNTEVPTN